The genomic region ATATCCTCTAAGCTGGACCGAGCTCGGGGTAGATGACAATGATCTTTGGCACGTTTATCTGATTGCAGTTCTTCCAACTGCGATTTTTGCATACCCCTATGTTAGATATGCGGAGAAAAGAGGGATTCTAAAAGTTGCTACGCTAAGCGCATGGGCTCTGATGGCAATAAGCTTTCTGCTATATCCTTCTCATGTATTCATAACACTTGTCCTGTATTTTGCTGCTATGGCTTATTTTATGGGGCACACTGTGCTTCAGTCAGTTTTCCCGGCATTTCTTACTCAAAGGGTCGGCCAGGAAAAAAGGGGTATCACCACCGGGGTATATAACTTGTTTAGCTTCTTTGGCGCATCCGTGGGCGGTATGAGCGCAGGATATCTATACGAAATAAGCCCTCATGTCCCTTTATTAGTGGCGTTATTGCTTGTAATCGCTTGGGGTCTGTCCGGGCTTCCAAATCCACCTGAAAAAAACCATT from Thermodesulfobacteriota bacterium harbors:
- a CDS encoding MFS transporter, whose translation is YPLSWTELGVDDNDLWHVYLIAVLPTAIFAYPYVRYAEKRGILKVATLSAWALMAISFLLYPSHVFITLVLYFAAMAYFMGHTVLQSVFPAFLTQRVGQEKRGITTGVYNLFSFFGASVGGMSAGYLYEISPHVPLLVALLLVIAWGLSGLPNPPEKNHSK